The Georgenia sp. TF02-10 genome window below encodes:
- a CDS encoding recombinase family protein — translation MLVYLRISEDRTGEEAGVERQRHDCLALCERLGLLVTVADVFMDNDTSAYLNKKRPEFDKMLARIRTGPSRVVVWHVDRLYRRPRELEDLIDLVESHPIRIEAVMGGAFDLNTHEGRLMARQLVAMAAYESGHKADRIRRANQQKAERGDWHGGPKFGYGIGGVLIPEEAAIVREMADRFLAGQSLRSITKWLNDDSGVPSPRAGKGTLGVWHATTVKSILVSARISGQRAYDPGRKNGDAPNGRDILGPGNWTAIITPEETSRIRAMLGSPDRRVGASSVTLLSTIARCGKCGAGLVSGRHRRGSGGTGPAKRFYYRCMPVPAYPERGGLTVSGPGLEELVTEAVIARLAVTKLPAPSATAGGVVEEAMNRIVAARSRMEDLARDYGAGILSRAEYSAARVAAQGAVHDAELTIGRVNTGSALKGLPIGDETALRRAWAHEWSVPQKRAILTSLIDELVVHPDPNCGSRFRPERVALTFKA, via the coding sequence GTGCTCGTCTACCTGCGCATTAGCGAGGATCGGACGGGCGAGGAGGCGGGCGTCGAGCGACAGCGCCATGACTGCCTTGCACTGTGCGAGCGACTCGGGCTCTTGGTGACGGTGGCCGACGTGTTCATGGACAACGACACCTCGGCCTACTTGAACAAGAAGCGTCCTGAGTTCGACAAGATGCTCGCGCGCATCAGGACTGGCCCGTCACGAGTGGTCGTGTGGCACGTCGACCGCCTCTATCGCCGCCCGCGGGAGCTGGAGGACTTGATCGACCTGGTGGAGTCACACCCGATTCGGATTGAAGCTGTCATGGGCGGGGCGTTCGATCTCAACACGCACGAGGGGCGACTCATGGCGCGCCAGCTGGTCGCGATGGCTGCGTACGAGTCCGGGCACAAGGCCGATCGCATTCGCCGAGCGAACCAGCAGAAGGCCGAGCGCGGAGACTGGCACGGAGGCCCCAAGTTCGGGTACGGGATCGGTGGCGTTCTGATTCCGGAGGAAGCTGCGATCGTGCGAGAGATGGCTGACCGGTTCCTCGCCGGCCAGTCGTTGCGATCCATCACCAAGTGGCTCAACGACGACTCCGGTGTCCCCTCCCCCAGGGCCGGCAAGGGAACTCTGGGCGTGTGGCACGCCACGACCGTGAAGTCGATCCTCGTGTCGGCACGAATCTCCGGGCAGCGCGCCTATGACCCGGGACGCAAGAATGGCGATGCCCCGAACGGCAGGGACATCCTCGGACCAGGCAACTGGACGGCGATCATCACACCCGAGGAGACATCCCGTATCCGCGCGATGCTCGGCAGCCCAGACCGGCGTGTAGGGGCATCCTCAGTCACACTCCTGTCCACGATCGCCAGATGCGGGAAGTGCGGCGCAGGTCTTGTCTCTGGCCGACACCGGCGAGGATCAGGGGGCACGGGACCGGCGAAGCGGTTCTACTACCGGTGCATGCCGGTTCCGGCATATCCCGAGCGCGGCGGGCTCACCGTATCGGGACCGGGACTCGAAGAGCTGGTCACGGAAGCGGTGATCGCGCGACTCGCGGTCACCAAGCTCCCTGCCCCGTCGGCGACTGCAGGTGGTGTGGTCGAGGAAGCGATGAACCGTATCGTGGCTGCCCGCAGTCGGATGGAGGATCTCGCGCGCGACTACGGAGCGGGCATTCTCAGTCGTGCCGAGTACTCCGCCGCTCGCGTAGCGGCGCAGGGCGCGGTGCATGATGCCGAGCTCACCATCGGGAGGGTGAACACGGGCAGCGCTCTCAAGGGTCTTCCGATCGGTGACGAGACGGCGCTGCGACGGGCGTGGGCGCACGAGTGGTCGGTGCCGCAGAAGCGAGCGATCTTGACCTCGCTGATCGACGAGCTCGTGGTTCACCCCGATCCGAACTGCGGATCTCGGTTCCGACCGGAGCGAGTCGCTCTCACCTTCAAGGCCTGA
- a CDS encoding single-stranded DNA-binding protein, whose amino-acid sequence MAIPTREALSGFIATDPQLTETSNGGHRFYARVGIEQFQRNEDGSFTQLESEFTNLVMFDRAAERAHEKFQKGDNFIAEGRSNVHEYQGEQREQFIASRIGHDNNRTTYTVDRSRQERAGADREAPERAAGERDPAAVALAQREQALQPETTATSGTVQADRAAVAR is encoded by the coding sequence ATGGCCATTCCCACCCGCGAGGCCCTGTCGGGGTTCATCGCCACCGACCCGCAGCTGACCGAGACCAGCAACGGCGGGCACCGGTTCTACGCTCGCGTCGGCATCGAGCAGTTCCAGCGCAACGAGGACGGCTCGTTCACGCAGCTGGAGAGCGAGTTCACCAACCTCGTCATGTTCGACCGGGCCGCCGAACGCGCGCACGAGAAGTTCCAGAAGGGTGACAACTTCATCGCCGAGGGCCGCAGCAACGTCCACGAGTACCAGGGCGAGCAGCGCGAGCAGTTCATCGCGTCCCGCATCGGCCACGACAACAACCGCACCACCTACACCGTCGACCGTTCCCGCCAGGAGCGCGCCGGGGCGGACCGCGAGGCGCCGGAGCGGGCGGCCGGGGAACGAGACCCGGCTGCTGTCGCGCTCGCACAGCGCGAGCAGGCCCTCCAGCCCGAGACGACCGCCACCAGCGGCACTGTCCAGGCCGATCGCGCAGCGGTGGCCCGATGA
- a CDS encoding SCO6880 family protein has protein sequence MATTDYELSPVKFSRLTTRGIILGLSLPQVIALATGAVIFIAALYSGGPAALYTAPVWLTLAALAVVGVGGRKLIEWVPITGHWVWRKAARQTVYRRRIVKLRPAGTLALPGDAAALRQYEDPESGAVMVHDPHAQTLTAILEVTHSAFVLMDPGEQERRVHGWGRVLSTVCRSGRIARVQVLERTVPDSGSGLSQWWTEHGHDDGSWVAKTYAELIERAGPAGERHITTLSLALDMRAASRQIRSAGGGIKGAAEVLRQEMHTLTTALRAADLKPSDWYTPGDLAVMLRTAYDPQIAATLDRAGDIGRDLATAGPVAVEETWSRLRSDSAHHAVLWVSQWPRSQVYPGFLAPILLSSGIRRAVTLLYDPVRSDQAARDIRKKKTEYISDQSQRQRIGQIEDASQSAEYADVLQQEADLTAGHGVLRYTGLIAISASSIDELDAAVAAIEQAAIQASCETRLLVGQQAQAFVAAALPLGRGL, from the coding sequence ATGGCCACCACCGACTACGAGCTGAGCCCGGTGAAGTTCTCCCGGCTCACCACCCGCGGCATCATCCTGGGCCTGTCGCTGCCGCAGGTGATCGCCCTCGCCACCGGCGCGGTCATCTTCATCGCCGCGCTGTATTCCGGCGGTCCCGCAGCGCTCTACACCGCCCCGGTGTGGCTGACCCTGGCGGCGCTCGCGGTCGTCGGAGTCGGCGGGCGCAAGCTCATCGAGTGGGTGCCGATCACCGGGCACTGGGTCTGGCGCAAGGCCGCCCGCCAGACCGTGTACCGGCGCCGGATCGTCAAGCTCCGCCCCGCAGGCACCCTCGCCCTGCCCGGCGACGCGGCCGCGCTGCGCCAGTACGAGGATCCCGAGTCCGGGGCGGTGATGGTGCACGACCCGCACGCGCAGACCCTGACCGCGATCCTGGAGGTGACCCACTCCGCGTTCGTGCTGATGGACCCCGGTGAGCAGGAGCGTCGCGTGCACGGCTGGGGCCGGGTGCTGTCCACCGTGTGCCGCTCCGGGCGCATCGCCCGCGTGCAGGTCCTCGAGCGCACCGTCCCGGATTCCGGCTCCGGCCTGTCGCAGTGGTGGACCGAGCACGGCCACGACGACGGGTCGTGGGTCGCGAAGACCTACGCCGAACTCATCGAACGCGCCGGGCCCGCCGGGGAACGCCACATCACCACCCTGTCCCTCGCATTGGACATGCGCGCCGCCTCCCGGCAGATCCGCTCCGCAGGAGGCGGGATCAAGGGTGCCGCCGAAGTGCTGCGGCAGGAGATGCACACCCTCACCACCGCACTGCGCGCCGCGGACCTGAAGCCCTCCGACTGGTACACCCCTGGGGATCTCGCGGTGATGCTCCGCACCGCCTACGACCCGCAGATCGCCGCCACCCTCGACCGGGCCGGTGACATCGGCCGCGACCTCGCCACCGCGGGCCCCGTCGCGGTCGAGGAGACCTGGAGCCGGCTCCGGTCCGACTCCGCCCACCACGCGGTTCTGTGGGTGTCGCAGTGGCCCCGCTCCCAGGTCTACCCGGGGTTCCTCGCCCCGATCCTGCTCTCCAGCGGCATCCGCCGGGCCGTGACACTGCTGTACGACCCGGTGCGCTCCGACCAGGCCGCCCGCGACATCCGCAAGAAAAAGACCGAGTACATCAGCGACCAGAGTCAGCGGCAGCGGATCGGGCAGATCGAGGACGCCTCCCAGTCCGCCGAGTACGCCGACGTGCTCCAGCAGGAGGCGGACCTCACCGCCGGGCACGGCGTGCTGCGCTACACCGGGCTGATCGCCATCTCCGCCTCGAGCATCGACGAGCTCGACGCCGCGGTCGCCGCGATCGAGCAGGCCGCAATCCAGGCCTCCTGCGAGACCCGCCTGCTGGTCGGGCAGCAGGCGCAGGCGTTCGTCGCCGCAGCTCTGCCGCTGGGCCGCGGCCTGTGA
- a CDS encoding IS110 family transposase translates to MKSASNTLPEIPPNDVTAGIDWARDDHAVCIVDARGREVARALVEHTAAGLRDLITFLRRHGAGEVAIERPDGPVIDTLLGAELTVVVISPNQVKNLRGRYGSAGNKDDRFDAFVLADTLRTDRARLRRLEPDTAETVALRRACRARKDLVTHRVALGNQLRAHLRNVFPGAVGLFADIDSGISLAFLTRFTTQDQADWLTPKRLGEWLARTGYPGRTSPEVLHTRLRAAPRGVTGPDADTQANITKALVAVLATLVEQIKTLTAQIGRQLQDHADQHIFTSLPRSGTVRAARLLAEIGDCRAKFPTPDSLACLAGVAPSTRQSGKLRAVGFRWACDKQLRDAVTDFAGDSRHANPWAADLYDRAIARGHDHPHAVRVLARAWLYVIWHCWQDHTAYDQARHHALQRVLAEAGNPPHRQAA, encoded by the coding sequence GTGAAGTCTGCCAGCAACACCCTGCCCGAGATACCCCCCAACGACGTCACCGCCGGGATCGACTGGGCCCGTGATGACCACGCGGTGTGCATCGTCGACGCCCGCGGCCGGGAGGTCGCCCGCGCGCTCGTGGAGCACACCGCGGCCGGCCTGCGCGACCTGATCACCTTCCTGCGCCGGCACGGCGCCGGGGAGGTCGCGATCGAACGGCCCGACGGCCCGGTCATCGACACCCTCCTCGGCGCCGAGCTGACCGTGGTGGTCATCAGCCCCAACCAGGTCAAGAACCTGCGCGGGCGCTACGGCTCGGCGGGCAACAAGGACGACCGGTTCGACGCGTTCGTGCTGGCCGACACCCTGCGCACCGACCGGGCCCGGCTGCGCCGCCTCGAGCCCGACACCGCCGAGACCGTGGCGCTGCGCCGGGCCTGCCGGGCCCGCAAGGACCTCGTCACCCACCGGGTCGCCCTGGGCAACCAGCTGCGCGCCCACCTGCGCAACGTCTTCCCCGGCGCGGTCGGCCTGTTCGCCGACATCGACTCCGGCATCAGCCTGGCCTTCCTGACCCGCTTCACCACCCAGGACCAGGCCGACTGGCTCACCCCCAAGCGGCTGGGCGAGTGGCTGGCCAGGACCGGCTACCCCGGGCGCACCAGCCCCGAGGTCCTGCACACCCGCCTCAGGGCCGCCCCGCGCGGCGTGACCGGCCCTGACGCGGACACCCAGGCCAACATCACCAAGGCCCTGGTCGCGGTCCTGGCCACCTTGGTCGAGCAGATCAAGACCCTCACCGCCCAGATCGGCCGCCAGCTCCAGGACCACGCCGACCAGCACATCTTCACCAGCCTGCCCCGGTCCGGCACCGTGCGAGCCGCCCGCCTGCTCGCCGAGATCGGTGACTGCCGGGCCAAGTTCCCCACCCCGGACTCCCTGGCCTGCCTCGCCGGCGTGGCGCCCTCCACCCGGCAGTCCGGCAAGCTCCGCGCCGTCGGCTTCCGCTGGGCCTGCGACAAGCAGCTCCGCGACGCCGTCACCGACTTCGCCGGCGACTCCCGGCACGCCAACCCCTGGGCCGCCGACCTCTACGACCGGGCCATAGCCCGCGGGCACGACCACCCCCACGCCGTCCGGGTCCTCGCCCGCGCCTGGCTCTACGTCATCTGGCACTGCTGGCAGGACCACACCGCCTACGACCAAGCCCGCCACCACGCCCTCCAACGCGTCCTCGCCGAGGCCGGCAACCCCCCGCACCGGCAGGCGGCTTGA
- a CDS encoding DUF6112 family protein codes for MDVYPDFDAVGGRSTLIGIVGALLTITLIVAVLMLIICAIVWAVSSSTGNATSATRGRVGVFVSIGAAALAGAGVAWLNFLLRVGTTL; via the coding sequence GTGGATGTGTACCCGGACTTCGACGCCGTCGGCGGCCGCTCGACCCTGATCGGCATCGTCGGCGCCCTGCTGACGATCACCCTCATCGTCGCGGTGCTGATGCTGATCATCTGCGCCATCGTGTGGGCCGTGTCGTCCTCCACCGGCAACGCCACCTCCGCCACGCGCGGCCGGGTCGGAGTGTTCGTCTCCATCGGCGCGGCCGCGCTCGCCGGTGCCGGAGTGGCGTGGCTGAACTTCCTGCTGCGCGTGGGCACCACCCTCTGA
- a CDS encoding ATP-binding protein — MGADDTRRKLYSTVLVETGKGDRKARRQRQRAARQVLAQDQATTRAEAKARYEAERAEARATTYLPRGGEPGPAALRSPRRFRVPAHQDTSAALQGAYPFLAEGGLGSNGVFVGQDLYSSGSFVYDPWVLYQRGIITAPNLVLAGIVGSGKSSLAKSLYTRSIAFGRRVYVPGDPKGEHTPVAQAVGGKAIILGHGLGARLNPLDEGYRPAGVADDEWATTVAARRRDLIGALAETVLERSLTPLEHTAIDVALRATVSQSSVPILPMVVDRILAPDRAEDTDGRLAEDGRLVGHALRRLVAGDLQGLFDGPSTVRFDPSLPMLSLDLSRVVENSTLISVLMTCSSAWMESALLDPNGGQRWVVYDEAWRLMSHPSLLRRMDAHWRLARHYGLANLLIFHKLSDLENVGDQGSAMRALASSLLANAETRIIYRQESDQLGATAQALGLTGTERKLLPALGTGQGLWRIKESSYVVQHQLHPAELQAFDTRSRMLDPTAGRARGDGAGESL, encoded by the coding sequence ATGGGCGCGGACGACACACGCAGGAAGCTGTACTCGACCGTCCTGGTCGAGACCGGCAAGGGCGACCGGAAGGCCAGGCGGCAGCGGCAGCGCGCCGCACGTCAGGTCCTCGCGCAGGACCAGGCCACGACACGCGCCGAAGCCAAGGCGCGATACGAGGCGGAACGGGCCGAGGCCCGCGCGACCACATACCTGCCGCGTGGCGGTGAGCCGGGGCCGGCGGCGCTGCGCTCCCCGAGACGGTTCCGGGTCCCGGCACACCAGGACACGTCCGCGGCGTTGCAGGGCGCGTACCCGTTCCTCGCCGAGGGCGGGCTCGGCTCGAACGGGGTGTTCGTCGGCCAGGACCTCTACAGCTCCGGATCGTTCGTCTACGACCCGTGGGTGCTCTACCAGCGGGGCATCATCACCGCCCCCAACCTGGTGCTGGCCGGGATCGTCGGCAGCGGCAAGTCCAGCCTGGCGAAGTCGCTCTACACCCGGTCGATCGCCTTCGGTCGCCGCGTGTACGTGCCCGGTGACCCGAAGGGCGAGCACACCCCGGTCGCGCAGGCCGTCGGTGGGAAGGCGATCATCCTCGGCCACGGGCTGGGTGCCCGCCTGAACCCGCTCGATGAGGGCTACCGCCCGGCCGGGGTCGCCGACGACGAGTGGGCCACCACCGTCGCCGCCCGCCGGCGGGATCTGATCGGCGCGCTCGCGGAGACCGTGCTGGAGCGGTCGTTGACGCCGTTGGAGCACACCGCGATCGACGTCGCCTTGCGTGCCACGGTCTCGCAGAGCTCGGTGCCGATCCTGCCGATGGTGGTCGACCGTATCCTCGCCCCCGACCGCGCCGAGGACACCGACGGGAGGCTGGCCGAGGACGGGCGACTGGTCGGGCACGCGCTGCGGCGCCTGGTCGCTGGGGACCTGCAGGGCTTGTTCGACGGTCCATCTACGGTTCGGTTCGACCCGTCGCTGCCGATGCTCTCCCTGGACCTGTCCCGCGTCGTGGAGAACAGCACTCTGATCTCGGTGCTGATGACGTGCTCGTCGGCGTGGATGGAGTCTGCACTGCTGGACCCGAACGGTGGACAGCGGTGGGTCGTGTACGACGAGGCGTGGCGGCTGATGTCGCACCCGTCATTGTTGCGTCGCATGGACGCCCACTGGCGCCTCGCGAGACATTACGGGCTGGCGAACCTGCTCATCTTCCACAAGCTCAGCGACCTCGAGAACGTGGGAGATCAGGGGTCGGCGATGCGCGCGCTGGCGTCGTCGCTGCTCGCGAACGCGGAGACCAGGATCATCTACCGGCAAGAATCCGACCAGCTTGGCGCCACCGCGCAGGCGCTCGGGCTGACCGGCACGGAGCGGAAGCTGCTGCCCGCCCTGGGCACCGGACAAGGGCTCTGGCGGATCAAAGAATCCTCGTACGTCGTGCAACATCAGTTGCATCCTGCTGAGTTGCAGGCCTTCGATACTCGGTCTCGGATGCTCGATCCCACCGCCGGGCGAGCCCGCGGTGACGGCGCGGGAGAGTCTCTGTGA
- a CDS encoding DUF6112 family protein, whose amino-acid sequence MTLILDALAQTATVLPAQIDINPNDSGLPGIAALRTIVGAVMTVGLILSVLALIISAVVWGFGANSSNPHLASRGKLGVLISCGAAIITGAAVTLINFFWNVGQTVS is encoded by the coding sequence ATGACCCTCATCCTCGACGCCCTCGCCCAGACGGCGACCGTGCTGCCGGCGCAGATCGACATCAACCCCAACGATTCCGGCCTTCCGGGCATCGCAGCTCTCCGCACCATCGTCGGCGCCGTGATGACCGTCGGACTCATCCTGTCCGTGCTCGCCCTGATCATCTCGGCCGTCGTCTGGGGCTTCGGCGCCAACAGCTCCAACCCGCACCTCGCCTCCCGCGGGAAGCTCGGCGTGCTGATCTCCTGCGGCGCCGCGATCATCACCGGCGCTGCTGTCACGCTGATCAACTTCTTCTGGAACGTCGGCCAGACCGTCTCCTGA
- a CDS encoding conjugal transfer protein TrbL → MDGICDVPIISHVCDVAGETAATLISAPFDWLAQAVGQAASWMFQGVWWLFDTTTLVDLTAPGYITVYNVMFGIAIFIMLIFFCLQLITGLIRRDPSALSRTALGLARSVLGSFLVLTLTTTLLEVVDQLTIGVIQATGTTLEEMGAKIGLLVAGLTAINLTAPGAGAIITIFLSFLALTAAAIVWFSLLIRKALILVGVVLAPIALSGGSWDATRGWFGKWASFVLALIFSKLVIAVVFLVAINQTNAPIDFDLASIADPVAGIVLMFVAAFAPYMVYKFISFVGFDMYHVMSAEQEAKQSMNRPLPMSGKPDGPAPKQVLDGAGDDGPGGAGGSGGPGGPPPPPGAGQAAPAGQGAGAGAGAGGAAGGGSAGAAGGGGAAAGGGAAASGGGAAAGAGAGAAAGPIGIAAVAGAKIAKGAAEAGPKLGGAIGRSAEGHASAAQEGQSPPPAGAQQQRPDTPRPAPSQSGAPAQPATPPASSEQGGQPPANAASQPPAQRRSQPSSPSQPTTSAPPPQAPAEPRTSPPPAAPPPTDPGKR, encoded by the coding sequence ATGGACGGGATCTGTGACGTCCCCATCATCAGCCACGTCTGCGACGTCGCCGGCGAGACCGCCGCGACGCTGATCAGCGCCCCGTTCGACTGGCTCGCCCAGGCCGTCGGGCAGGCCGCGTCCTGGATGTTCCAGGGCGTGTGGTGGCTGTTCGACACCACCACCCTGGTCGACCTGACCGCACCCGGCTACATCACCGTCTACAACGTGATGTTCGGGATCGCGATCTTCATCATGCTGATCTTCTTCTGCCTGCAGCTGATCACCGGCCTCATCCGCCGCGACCCGTCCGCGTTGTCCCGCACCGCCCTCGGGCTCGCACGCAGCGTGCTCGGCTCGTTCCTGGTGCTCACTCTCACCACCACGCTGCTGGAAGTCGTCGATCAGCTCACCATCGGGGTCATCCAGGCCACCGGCACGACCTTGGAGGAGATGGGCGCGAAGATCGGGCTCCTCGTCGCCGGGCTCACCGCGATCAACCTGACCGCCCCCGGGGCCGGGGCGATCATCACGATCTTCCTGTCGTTCCTCGCGCTCACCGCCGCGGCAATCGTGTGGTTCAGCCTGCTGATCCGCAAAGCGCTCATCCTCGTCGGTGTCGTGCTCGCCCCAATCGCCCTGTCAGGCGGGTCCTGGGATGCCACCCGGGGGTGGTTCGGGAAGTGGGCAAGCTTCGTGCTCGCGCTGATCTTCTCCAAGCTGGTCATCGCCGTGGTGTTCCTCGTCGCGATCAACCAGACCAACGCGCCGATCGACTTCGACCTCGCCTCGATCGCCGACCCGGTCGCGGGGATCGTGCTCATGTTCGTCGCCGCATTCGCCCCGTACATGGTGTACAAGTTCATCTCGTTCGTCGGCTTCGACATGTACCACGTGATGTCCGCCGAACAAGAGGCGAAGCAGTCGATGAACCGGCCGCTGCCGATGTCTGGCAAGCCCGACGGACCCGCCCCCAAGCAGGTCCTCGACGGCGCCGGCGACGACGGACCCGGCGGCGCAGGGGGCAGTGGCGGGCCTGGCGGACCGCCGCCACCGCCCGGAGCCGGCCAGGCGGCCCCCGCCGGGCAGGGCGCGGGGGCTGGTGCGGGTGCCGGCGGTGCAGCGGGTGGAGGCAGTGCCGGTGCAGCCGGGGGCGGTGGTGCGGCCGCGGGCGGTGGTGCAGCTGCCAGCGGTGGCGGTGCCGCAGCGGGTGCCGGCGCGGGCGCCGCGGCCGGGCCGATCGGGATCGCCGCGGTGGCCGGCGCGAAGATCGCCAAGGGCGCGGCGGAAGCCGGGCCTAAGCTCGGCGGTGCGATCGGTCGCAGCGCCGAAGGACACGCCTCCGCGGCGCAGGAGGGCCAGAGCCCGCCTCCCGCCGGTGCCCAGCAGCAGCGTCCGGACACCCCGCGCCCCGCACCATCGCAGAGCGGGGCCCCTGCCCAGCCGGCCACGCCTCCGGCGAGCAGCGAGCAGGGCGGGCAGCCTCCGGCGAACGCCGCGTCCCAGCCGCCCGCGCAGCGACGGTCCCAGCCGAGTTCCCCCTCCCAGCCGACCACGTCGGCACCGCCGCCGCAGGCCCCGGCGGAGCCACGCACCTCACCACCACCAGCGGCGCCGCCCCCGACGGATCCGGGCAAGCGGTAA
- a CDS encoding type IV secretory system conjugative DNA transfer family protein, which yields MPSAHPRPANDAFLNIALGGLVAVVAFGGVLGLAGSIAAFLTGHPQPTAGITDGLGVLARPADPGTALGTAGLNPFAYWAVVVLLLGILAAAGVFVWRAISRARAATNPHHLAGTASGAEVARVASPKALVKRAGTLRPSLTGKPEPGDVGYLLGTSKGGQVWATVEDSILLIGPPRSGKGLHVVINSVLDAPGAVITTSTRPDNLTATLRARERKGPVAVFDPQQLAPGLSAGMRWSPVRGCQDPLTAMIRAKGLATATGFGGVQEAGFWEGKTTSAIQALLHAAALDGRDARTLYQWALNPTLAGDAVRILSTHPGAADGWADSLDAMVQADPRTRDSIWQGVSLALAALADPRVLDAVSPAVGEEFDPESFLRDGGTLYLLATGAGAGASAALVAAFIEDLVEAARKIAARSPGARMDPPLLLALDEIGNLSPLPSLPTLMAEGGGTGITTLPVLQSLAQAREKWGENNANAIWDASIVKVILGGASNSRDLQDLSTLIGDRDETTDSVTTDAYGSHSTQRSVRRVPILPPDVLRTLPFGTGVVMLRTARPIITTLRPWPKRADATQLREDRAHVERLLRPGP from the coding sequence ATGCCCTCCGCTCACCCCAGGCCCGCGAACGACGCCTTCTTGAACATCGCACTCGGCGGCCTGGTCGCCGTCGTCGCCTTCGGCGGCGTGCTCGGTCTGGCCGGCAGTATCGCCGCGTTCCTCACCGGCCATCCGCAACCCACCGCCGGAATCACCGACGGTCTCGGCGTGCTCGCGAGGCCCGCCGACCCCGGCACCGCCTTGGGAACTGCGGGGTTGAACCCGTTCGCTTACTGGGCGGTCGTGGTCCTGCTGCTGGGGATCCTCGCGGCCGCGGGGGTGTTCGTGTGGCGGGCGATCAGCCGAGCACGCGCCGCGACGAACCCGCACCACCTTGCCGGCACCGCCAGCGGCGCCGAGGTCGCCCGCGTCGCGTCCCCGAAGGCGCTCGTCAAGCGGGCCGGCACGCTCCGCCCGTCCCTGACCGGCAAGCCCGAGCCGGGCGATGTCGGCTACCTGCTCGGGACGAGCAAGGGCGGTCAGGTGTGGGCGACCGTCGAGGACAGCATCCTCCTGATCGGACCGCCCCGCTCCGGCAAGGGCCTGCACGTCGTCATCAACAGCGTGCTCGACGCGCCCGGCGCGGTGATCACCACTTCCACCCGCCCCGACAACCTCACCGCCACCCTCCGCGCCCGCGAACGCAAGGGGCCTGTCGCGGTTTTCGACCCGCAGCAGCTCGCTCCCGGCCTGTCCGCCGGGATGCGATGGTCGCCGGTGCGTGGCTGCCAGGACCCGCTCACGGCGATGATCCGCGCCAAGGGGCTCGCGACGGCCACGGGGTTCGGTGGGGTGCAGGAAGCCGGGTTCTGGGAAGGCAAGACCACCTCCGCCATCCAGGCGCTGCTCCACGCCGCCGCGCTCGACGGCCGCGACGCGAGAACCCTCTACCAGTGGGCGCTGAACCCGACCCTCGCCGGTGATGCCGTCCGCATCCTGTCCACCCATCCCGGTGCGGCCGACGGGTGGGCCGACTCCCTCGACGCGATGGTGCAAGCCGACCCCCGCACCCGCGACTCGATCTGGCAAGGCGTGTCCCTCGCCCTGGCCGCGCTCGCGGACCCGCGCGTACTCGACGCCGTGTCCCCAGCGGTCGGTGAGGAGTTCGACCCGGAGTCGTTCCTACGCGACGGCGGCACGCTGTACCTGCTCGCCACGGGTGCGGGAGCCGGGGCGTCGGCTGCGCTCGTGGCGGCGTTCATCGAAGACCTCGTCGAGGCAGCGCGGAAGATCGCGGCACGCTCACCCGGCGCGCGGATGGACCCGCCGCTGCTGCTCGCCTTGGACGAGATCGGGAACCTCTCGCCGTTGCCGTCGCTTCCCACGCTGATGGCCGAAGGCGGCGGCACCGGCATCACCACCTTGCCCGTGCTCCAATCGCTCGCTCAGGCGCGGGAGAAGTGGGGCGAGAACAACGCCAACGCGATCTGGGACGCCTCCATCGTGAAAGTCATCCTCGGCGGCGCATCCAACAGCCGCGACCTGCAGGACCTGTCCACGCTCATCGGCGACCGCGACGAGACCACCGACAGCGTCACCACCGACGCCTACGGCTCCCACTCCACCCAACGCTCCGTGCGGCGGGTCCCGATCCTCCCACCCGACGTGCTGCGCACTCTGCCGTTCGGCACCGGCGTCGTCATGCTGCGCACCGCCCGCCCGATCATCACCACCCTGCGTCCCTGGCCGAAGCGCGCCGACGCCACCCAGCTGCGCGAGGACCGCGCCCACGTCGAACGCCTCCTGCGACCGGGCCCGTGA